Part of the Planctomycetaceae bacterium genome, CTCCGCCACGCGCACGTGCAGCATCACCTGCTGCACGCCGGCCAGGCGGCTCATGTCGACGTGCTTGACGCCCCGGGCCTCGAAGTAGCGGCGGATCTGCAGGGCTTCTTCGGCACGGGTCACTTTGCCTTCAACCGTGATGGCCCCGGCGCCCTGGGTGATGTTGATCACCGCGTGGGGGAACATGGTCTTGAACTGCTCGCGGATCTCGTTGAGGTCCAGCACCACATTAACCCGCGCCTTCTCGAACACCTCGTCGTCGCGCCAGAGAATCACGTCCGTCGACCCGACCTTCTTGCCTTGCAGCAAAACCTGGTTGGGCGAAAGCACCTGGACAGCCGCTACCTTATCATCCGTCACGGCCACCCGCTTGACCGGCCAGGACGACTTGATCACGGTCGATTTGCCCAGGTCGACGGAGTAGACCTTCTCCGTCGGGGCCTGCTGGGTGGTGCTGGCGGGCTCCGGTTCCTGAGCCCGGGCCCACTGCACCGCCACAGCGGCGATGCACAAGATAACCCCATGCGTGCAAATTCTGTGTTTTCCGAGCATATCTGGCTCCCCGGCTGAATGTGTGTCGATTCGGCTGCCTGCGACGCGAACTCAACAGTCGCTTATTCTATGCCTGGCTTTTCAAGTTTCCCCCCAGTCAATCGCAAAAAAAACTCCCGTGGTGCAGCGGGGCTATCCTTAGAGTCTCGTCCGCGGGGAATTGAACGGAAAATATATTTTTGCCCGGTGCGGCGTTAAGACGGGCATATAGTCATCACGAATGAGGGGAGCATGTGCTCGCCATGTCAGTTGCCAGGTTTTCCATCTTACCTACTGAAAGGAGAGTCCGATGGAGGCAATCAGAAAATTGATCAGCGATGAACAGGGTCTGGAAACGGTGGAATACGCCATCATCACCGGGCTGATCGTGGCCGCCACGATCACGGCGATCGGCCTGCTGGGCGCCTGGGTGACGCGGCAGTTCGAGTCGGTCAACGACAGCGTCGGCGCCTGACGTGCCGCGATGTGGTTGACGCTGTGGACACAAGGCGATCCCGCCGTCCAGTGGGCGGTGGTGATCATCGCCTCGGCAGTTGGGGCCGCCTGTGATGTGCGAAGCAGGCGGCTTCCCAACTTGCTGACGGCGCCGGTGTTGATGGGCGCCCTGGCGTGGTCTTCATGGACCGCCGGCTGGAGCGGCTTGGGCGATTCGCTCTGTGCCTGCGCCCTGATGTCTCTGCCGTACCTGGCGCTGTTCTACCGCGGCGGCGGCGGCGGGGGCGACGCCAAGATGATGGGCGCCGTGGGCG contains:
- a CDS encoding Flp family type IVb pilin; this translates as MEAIRKLISDEQGLETVEYAIITGLIVAATITAIGLLGAWVTRQFESVNDSVGA
- a CDS encoding A24 family peptidase, whose product is MWLTLWTQGDPAVQWAVVIIASAVGAACDVRSRRLPNLLTAPVLMGALAWSSWTAGWSGLGDSLCACALMSLPYLALFYRGGGGGGDAKMMGAVGAWLGLVNAMAALAAVALSGVAIGVAYAWRKRALRQVAGRAVVTATQLVLATAPGEMTETAQGAKLKMPYGFAIFVGVLAAAGAMALYRSRV